Genomic window (Candidatus Dependentiae bacterium):
ATAAACAAATGTCGTTTTAAGTTTGTCCTGCAATTCTATAAGTTCTATTAATAATTTTTCTTTTAATTTTTGATCCAATGCCGCAAGAGGCTCATCCAACAATAAAACTTCAGGTTGACTTATAATTGCTCTAGCCAGAGCTACTCGCTGCTGTTGTCCACCGGACAAGCTATTTATATTTTTATTATCAAAGCCCAATAAATGAACCATCTTTAAAGCATCATAAACTTTATCTCTTACAAATATTTCTTTTTCTCTTCTTATGCGTAGACTATAGGCAACATTTTCAAAAACAGAAAGATGCGGAAATAAAGCATACTGTTGAAAAACAGTATTGATTCTTCTTTTATAAATTGGCTGATGTGTAATCTCCTGATCGCCCAAATAGATCTTTCCCGAATCAACCGATTCAAGTCCGGCAATCAAACGCAATATTGTAGTTTTACCGCACCCCGAAGGTCCAAGTAAAGCAAAAAACTTTCCGGTAGGAATTTCCAAACTTAATCCGGAAATTATTTCTTCACCCTCAAATGTCTTACTAACATTTTCCAAACGAATTTGCCTCATCCAAAAGTCCCTCTACAATAATCACAAAACCCAAAAAAAAGATAAAGCCAAATAGTTTAAACAAATATAACAAATATCATTAAATCACAATTAAGTGCAAGTTTAAACTTTTTTAAAAACTTTTTATAAAATAAACTACTTTTTAGTATTTTTGTCTCTTCTGGCAAAAATCATTGGAACAACGATGTCAGATAAAGTACATGGAGCCAAAACCACAAAAATTAATAAAATAAAAACAAATCCTATTTGGTTATACCAATTGGAAAATCCAAAACTAACCAAATACAAAATAGAAGCCATTGCACTTACAAATATATGTAAAAAATGAAACCCCTGAGAATAAAAAAGATGTTTATTTGAATCATGATCGGCCATTAACCATCCATTAAGCATGCCGGCAAAAACGAATGGCAACACTCTTGATAATTTTTTTACAAAGCACCAGTGAAAAGACATATCAACACCAAGTAATCTTCCGGAGAAATATGGCAATATCATATCTGAAAGAGTACAGAAAAATGCCGGCGCCAAAAAACCTATAATTATTGCCAACATTTTATTTTTTGAATAACGTCTGAAAGTTAAAACCGTTCCTGTTGCGGCAAACAAAAGATGCAAATAGTGAAAATTATGAAATAGACGATATGCCCCAAGCTTATTTTCTGCAGGATTTACGTAATATAAAAAACTAAGAACAACCATAGACATAGCTACAGAAAAAATTGCTATTGGCAAATGACAAACAATTTCATCTATTATCGTATTATGCCGTTCCAATTGACCTTTTTCGCAATGGCTTTCTGATTCACAGCACATTTTTTACCCCTCAATTTTAAATTTAACAAAAACCAGTAAAAATTTATTATAAACTATTTATTTACAAATTAAAGAAGTTCAATCTAAAAAACCTCTCCCAATGTTAGGTACCATGAATAATTTGTATCATCAGGCAATAAATGTTTCCATTTAAAGCCCAGATCAAATCTAATTGAACCTATTGGAGTTTTATATCTTAATCCAACACCGGTAGATGGATACCATTTTCCCCTAAAACCTGCGAACCCTGTCTGACTTAAAACGCCAACATCCTGAAAAATTACACCGTGAAGTAATTTATATACCGGGAATCTTAACTCTAAATTGGCATTAAACATTCCACTACCACCCTGGATTGTATATTTTTTCTTTATTTTTCCATATTCATCAACATACTCTTCGACCCCATACGGCGGAATAGCATCTTTTTCATAGCCTCTAACGGTAAAAGGTCCACCCAAAAAAAATCTTTGCGATGGCTGAATCGTGTTAAATGTAGAATTGAATATATACCCT
Coding sequences:
- a CDS encoding ABC transporter ATP-binding protein, which encodes MRQIRLENVSKTFEGEEIISGLSLEIPTGKFFALLGPSGCGKTTILRLIAGLESVDSGKIYLGDQEITHQPIYKRRINTVFQQYALFPHLSVFENVAYSLRIRREKEIFVRDKVYDALKMVHLLGFDNKNINSLSGGQQQRVALARAIISQPEVLLLDEPLAALDQKLKEKLLIELIELQDKLKTTFVYVTHDQSEALTVADKMAIMNNDGHIEQIGTPKQIYEFPVSRFVANFVGNTNIIAGRLIETDNQQMVEVKGLGNIFVFAPSKKNWMISGCNLFLSIRPEKIYISKKEINGFSNHLIGRVDNIIYYGRSTQYSVMLKNGKKLMVFEQNEEHFPQEVIDYDDSVNLYFQKENIVLLQG